In a single window of the Arachis hypogaea cultivar Tifrunner chromosome 6, arahy.Tifrunner.gnm2.J5K5, whole genome shotgun sequence genome:
- the LOC112755885 gene encoding LRR receptor-like serine/threonine-protein kinase ERECTA, with product MEGSMAFRFGVVLVVAAFLLNCGYGNTVDSDDGATLLEIKKSFRDVDNVLYDWTDSPSSDYCVWRGITCDNVTFNVVALNLSGLNLDGEMSPAIGNLKSLVTIDLKENRLSGQIPDEIGDCSSLQSLDLSFNEIRGDIPFSISKLKQLENLVLKNNQLIGPIPSTLSQIPNLKILDLAQNNLSGEIPRLIYWNEVLQYLGLRGNNLVGSLSPDMCQLTGLWYFDVRNNSLTGSIPESIGNCTSFQVLDISYNKITGEIPFNIGFLQVATLSLQGNKLSGHIPSVIGLMQALAVLDLSCNMLSGSIPPILGNLTYTEKLYLHGNKLTGFIPPELGNMTKLHYLELNDNHLSGRIPPELGKLTDLFDLNVANNNLEGPIPDNLGSCKSLNSLNVHGNKLTGTIPGALKSLESMTYLNLSSNNLQGPIPIELSRIGNLDTLDISNNNIIGSIPSSLGDLEHLLKLNLSRNHITGFIPAEFANLRSVMDIDLSNNQLSGLIPQELSQLQNMVSLRLQNNKLSGDVSSLVNCLSLSLLNVSYNKLVGVIPTSNNFSRFPPDSFIGNPDLCGNWLNSPCHVNHPTERATLSKAAILGIALGGLVILLMILLAACRPYNPSPFPDGSLDKPVSFSPPKLVILHMNMALHVYEDIMRMTENLSEKYIIGYGASSTVYKCVLKNCKPVAIKRLYSHYPQCLKEFETELETVGSIKHRNLVSLQGYSLSPYGHLLFYDYMENGSLWDLLHGASKKKKLDWDMRLKIALGAAQGLAYLHHDCSPRIIHRDVKSSNILLDGDFEPHLTDFGIAKVLCPSKSHTSTYIMGTIGYIDPEYARTSRLTEKSDVYSYGIVLLELLTGRKAVDNESNLHHLILSKTANNAVMETVDPDITATCNDLGAVKKVYQLALLCTKRQPSDRPTMHEVTRVLGSLMPSTTADATTISSKQQEGTLPPPSLPCAKVPASCYIDEYANLKTPHLVNCPSMSTSDAQLFLKFGEVISQNSE from the exons ATGGAAGGTTCTATGGCATTTAGATTTGGGGTGGTTCTTGTTGTTGCTGCTTTTCTTCTCAATTGTGGTTATGGCAACACTGTGGATTCAGATGATG GAGCAACATTGTTGGAGATAAAGAAGTCATTTAGGGATGTGGATAATGTTCTATATGACTGGACAGATTCACCTTCTTCAGATTATTGTGTCTGGAGAGGGATAACTTGTGATAATGTCACCTTCAATGTTGTTGCACT aaatctttcaGGACTGAATCTTGATGGTGAAATGTCTCCAGCAATAGGGAACCTTAAGAGCTTGGTCACCAT TGACCTCAAAGAAAACAGATTATCAGGGCAGATACCAGATGAGATTGGTGACTGTTCATCTTTACAAAGCTT GGACCTCTCATTCAATGAGATCAGAGGAGATATACCATTTTCAATATCAAAGTTGAAACAACTGGAAAATTT GGTTTTGAAGAATAACCAGTTGATTGGTCCAATCCCTTCAACTTTGTCTCAGATTCCTAACTTGAAGATTCT AGACCTGGCACAGAATAATCTAAGTGGCGAAATACCAAGACTTATATACTGGAATGAAGTTTTGCAGTATCT CGGCTTGCGAGGTAACAATTTGGTTGGTTCACTATCACCAGACATGTGCCAATTAACTGGATTGTGGTATTT TGATGTTAGAAAcaatagcttgacaggaagcATTCCTGAAAGCATAGGAAACTGTACTTCATTCCAAGTCTT GGACATATCCTACAACAAAATCACTGGAGAGATACCATTCAACATTGGATTTCTTCAAGTAGCTACCTT GTCACTTCAAGGGAATAAACTCTCCGGCCATATTCCGTCGGTGATCGGTCTCATGCAAGCACTCGCCGTCTT AGATCTGAGTTGTAACATGTTAAGTGGATCAATCCCTCCTATCTTAGGAAACCTGACATACACAGAAAAATT GTATTTGCATGGAAACAAGCTCACAGGCTTCATCCCCCCGGAGCTAGGGAACATGACAAAGCTTCACTATTT GGAACTGAATGATAACCATTTAAGTGGGCGCATCCCACCCGAACTTGGAAAGCTTACTGATTTGTTTGACTT AAATGTTGCCAACAACAATCTAGAGGGGCCGATTCCCGATAACCTTGGTTCATGTAAAAGCCTTAACAGCCT CAATGTGCATGGGAACAAGTTGACTGGAACAATTCCCGGGGCACTGAAGAGCTTGGAGAGCATGACTTATCT AAACCTTTCTTCCAACAATCTTCAAGGGCCTATTCCAATCGAGCTATCACGGATTGGTAATTTGGATACATT GgatatttcaaataataatataattggcTCCATTCCTTCTTCCCTCGGTGACTTGGAACATCTTCTAAAGCT GAACCTGAGCAGAAATCATATAACAGGATTTATTCCAGCAGAATTCGCTAATCTTAGAAGTGTTATGGACAT TGATTTGTCAAATAATCAACTCTCTGGCTTGATTCCTCAAGAACTTAGCCAGCTTCAGAACATGGTGTCATT GAGGCTACAAAACAACAAATTATCCGGGGATGTGTCGTCGCTTGTAAATTGCCTTAGTCTCTCGCTGCT TAATGTATCGTACAACAAACTAGTTGGTGTTATTCCCACAAGCAATAACTTTTCAAGGTTCCCTCCTGACAG TTTCATTGGAAACCCTGATCTTTGTGGCAATTGGTTGAATTCACCTTGTCATGTTAATCACCCTACGGAGCGAG CAACATTATCTAAGGCAGCTATTCTAGGAATTGCTCTTGGTGGCCTTGTAATCCTCCTTATGATATTGCTCGCAGCATGCCGGCCATACAATCCATCTCCTTTTCCGGATGGATCACTCGACAAACCAG TTAGTTTCTCTCCTCCGAAACTAGTGATTCTTCATATGAATATGGCGCTTCATGTGTACGAGGATATCATGAGGATGACTGAAAACCTGAGCGAGAAGTACATTATTGGATATGGTGCATCAAGCACAGTTTACAAATGTGTTCTCAAAAATTGCAAGCCAGTGGCTATTAAGAGGCTCTATTCTCACTATCCACAATGCTTGAAAGAATTTGAGACCGAACTCGAGACTGTCGGAAGCATTAAGCACCGGAATCTTGTTAGTCTCCAAGGATACTCTTTATCCCCATACGGGCACCTTCTGTTTTATGACTACATGGAAAATGGCAGTCTATGGGATCTTCTTCATG GAGCtagcaagaagaagaagctcgACTGGGATATGCGTCTGAAGATAGCGCTTGGAGCAGCACAAGGGCTCGCCTATCTGCATCACGATTGTAGTCCTCGGATCATCCACAGGGATGTGAAATCATCAAACATTTTGCTGGATGGAGACTTTGAGCCCCATCTCACTGATTTTGGCATAGCCAAAGTTCTTTGCCCCTCAAAGTCACATACTTCAACTTACATAATGGGCACAATTGGCTACATAGACCCTGAGTATGCTAGAACCTCCCGGCTCACCGAGAAATCCGATGTGTATAGCTATGGTATTGTGTTACTTGAGTTGCTAACTGGAAGGAAAGCTGTTGACAATGAATCCAACCTCCATCATCTG ATTTTGTCCAAGACAGCAAACAATGCAGTGATGGAAACTGTTGATCCAGACATCACTGCCACATGCAATGACCTTGGAGCAGTGAAGAAGGTCTATCAGCTTGCTCTATTATGCACAAAGCGGCAACCATCGGATCGGCCAACGATgcatgaagtgacacgtgtccTTGGCAGCCTCATGCCGTCCACCACCGCGGACGCCACCACCATTTCATCAAAACAACAAGAAGGAACTCTTCCACCACCTTCACTACCATGTGCAAAAGTTCCAGCATCATGCTACATTGATGAATATGCAAACCTCAAGACACCACACTTGGTTAATTGCCCTTCAATGAGTACCTCTGATGCACAACTTTTCCTCAAGTTTGGAGAGGTAATCTCCCAAAATAGTGAGTGA